In Atribacteraceae bacterium, one DNA window encodes the following:
- a CDS encoding (2Fe-2S) ferredoxin domain-containing protein, translating to MKTVSVCVGSSCHLKGAYNIIRLFEETIEEQRLREKIVLKGTFCLGKCSEEGVTVDVGGKMVTGVTQDNFRNIFNEFVRQSSQEG from the coding sequence ATGAAAACGGTATCCGTATGTGTGGGCAGCTCTTGTCACTTAAAAGGAGCCTATAACATCATCAGACTTTTTGAGGAAACGATTGAAGAGCAGAGACTGCGCGAGAAAATCGTCCTCAAAGGCACCTTCTGTTTGGGAAAATGCAGCGAAGAGGGTGTGACTGTCGATGTGGGGGGGAAAATGGTTACCGGTGTGACTCAGGACAACTTCCGGAACATTTTCAACGAATTTGTGAGGCAAAGTTCGCAGGAGGGTTAA
- a CDS encoding MBL fold metallo-hydrolase — translation MRLQWFGHSFFQFSANSGQHLVIDPFDATVGYPLPTVKASVVLVSHQHFDHNHTSLVQGKPVIIDQIGVYSIGEFSIAGFPSYHDAKQGKQRGSNIVYRIQVDGLSLLHCGDLGFLPNSQIIEQGKPVDLLLVPVGEIYTLSLREAVALVEVLAPRVIVPMHYKTRHLAFELNEVDPFLSCFPCVKRLNSSSFFLNAGNLPDVPEVWVLSI, via the coding sequence GTGCGGCTACAATGGTTTGGACACTCTTTTTTTCAGTTCTCGGCAAACAGCGGCCAACATCTGGTGATCGACCCTTTCGACGCAACTGTCGGCTATCCTCTGCCTACGGTGAAAGCATCTGTCGTGCTGGTCAGTCACCAGCACTTCGATCATAACCACACATCCCTGGTCCAGGGTAAACCGGTTATCATCGATCAAATAGGAGTGTATTCGATTGGAGAATTTTCCATTGCAGGTTTTCCGAGCTATCATGACGCGAAACAGGGAAAGCAGCGGGGAAGTAACATTGTTTATCGTATTCAAGTCGACGGTTTGAGTCTACTGCATTGCGGAGACTTAGGGTTTCTGCCAAATAGTCAGATCATCGAACAAGGGAAACCGGTTGATCTGCTCCTGGTTCCCGTAGGAGAAATTTACACTCTTTCCCTCCGGGAGGCCGTGGCCTTGGTGGAAGTGCTCGCGCCCCGAGTGATTGTTCCCATGCATTATAAAACCAGGCATCTTGCTTTCGAATTGAACGAAGTCGACCCTTTCCTTTCTTGCTTTCCTTGCGTTAAACGATTGAATTCCAGCTCTTTTTTCCTAAATGCCGGTAATCTTCCGGATGTACCGGAAGTATGGGTACTTAGTATATAA